Part of the Lolium rigidum isolate FL_2022 chromosome 6, APGP_CSIRO_Lrig_0.1, whole genome shotgun sequence genome, ATGGGTGAACTGGAAGGATACTATATCCTTTCTGAACCTCTCAAACAATATGTTCACTAGCCTAGAAAACTCTCCATCTGTTATTCATGTGAACAGTTTACAATTTCTCGATCTTAGTTCCAACAAACTGCATGGCAGTGTACCTATACCACTCACAGCTAACACGTGGGTTCTGTTAGATTACTCAAAGAATAGCTTCTCTTCTATTATACCCGACTTCGGTAGGTACCTTCCCAACAATACCTACTATCTTAATTTGTCCAGGAATAAATTGGTTGGTCACATACCAAGGTCTCTTTGTACCCTACAGTATCTTGAGATCCTAGACTTATCATACAACAATTTTCGAGGAAGGGTACCATCCTGTCTAACACAAGGTAGCAGCTTGATTATGTTGAAGTTGAGAGATAATCAATTACATGGGGTCTTGCCTCAAAGTATTGGAGAAGGATGTATGCTCCAAACAATAGATATAAACAGCAACCGAATTGAAGGGAAAATACCCAGATCACTATCTAACTGCAGAAGTTTAGAGATTCTTGACATTGGTAGCAATGGAATTCATGATTGTTTTCCCTATTGGTTGGGTAAAATGTCCAATCTCCGGATTCTCATCTTGAGATCTAATCAATTCTATGGCTCAATACAAGGCCCTACTGAATTTGATGCAAACAGTAAGCACTTCTCGGGTTTGCAGATTATTGATTTGGCCTCAAATAACTTTTCTGGGAGCTTGAATTCAAAATGGTTTGACAGGCTAGAAACAATGATGACCAATTCTAGCGGTGAGGGTAATGCTCTGGTCATTGGCAAAAATATTCCTGGAGATAATTACTACCATGAAAGCCTCACATTCAAAGGGATTGATCTTACATTTACCAAGATCTTGAGTACTTTTAAGATGATTGACTTCTCAAACAACGCATTTGATGGCCCCATTCCAGAATCAATTGGGAAGCTTATTGCTCTACATGGCCTGAACGTGTCACATAACTGCTTCACTGGAGGAATCCCATCAAAGCTTGGTGAATTGGCTCAGCTCGAGTCACTGGACCTATCTCGGAACAAGTTCTCAGGGCTGATCCCACAGGAGCTAGCCACCCTAACATATCTTGCAGTGCTGAATCTCTCCTACAATGATTTGACAGGAATGATACCACAAGGGCCACAGTTCTCATTGTTCGCCAGCAGCTCATTCAAAGGCAATGAAGAATTGTGTGGAAAGCCACTATCCAAACAGTGCAACAGTTCAGGCACGGGAAACCTGAACTCATCAGTGTCTTCAAAAGATAGTGTTGGGACCATACTGTTGTTTGCGTTTGTGGGATCCGGGTTCGGAGTTGGCTTTGCTGTGGCACTTGTGTTATCAGTGGTTTGGCAGGCCAAACGGTGGAACTGCAGTTGTTTCCTGTTTCACCGGTGATGGTGCTGTAACTTGGATGTCCGGGTGTTTTTGTGTGCCACATGAGCTTGTACGGAtctactaccttttacttttaaagCTAATCATGCACTTTTGCTCCTTTTCGTATATGAACTGTAAACTACGTGAGCAGAATCATCTGTGTCACAGGAGATTCCTCCATGGCGAGCATGGTCGCATGTTAAACCACTAAACCTTGACGCCCTGGCTTTCTTGTGAGTCGTATAGTCCTTATTTTATCTCAGAGATTAGTGAAATGTGCTCACCTGAAAAAGTATTAGATGCATCATTGATTTTACACAATTCCAGTCCAACTAGAATTACAGTTTCTAGTGCTCAAGCAATCAAGTATTTCATGCACCAATTTGATGACAAAATGAGATGCTTGTATTTTGCTCGCATGCATCTGTCACATGTGGCCGTCTCATTGGCAAATTCCGTTGAACACCTGGAACGCGACCAAAAAAACCCCAGCATCCTAGTGACAACAGAGTGAAAAAAGAGCCAGTCTCTAGCAACTTTTGCAGGCTTCCTGCTTCGACCAGGCGGGTTTCCTGGGTCACATCTCCGAGGGTAGCTCTAGCCGTCGGCGACGGTCGGCCTGCGTGGAGAACCCTCCGTAGTGGCCACCTCCTCTCTACTAGACGAAGCATCAGATCGGAGAGCAGGCCATCCTCAAGACCCCTTCCGCCGCCCAGATTAACCGTCCCCAGTTTGCTCTGCCAAGCCTTCCCGGAGCCGACGCTGGCGTgccgactgccgctccggtggagtcgccggcggcgggcacggggaaCCTGGGATTTCAAAATCGCCATTTCCGTCGCTAGGGGCCGACCGTACGAGCGTACCGTTTCAGTCCATCCGCTTCTCTCTTTGAAATTGCTACCATGTCGATATTTTCGGGGCAATAGGCACGGTGTGTGAATAGTTTTGAAATGGCTTTTAGCTAAAATTGTTTGAGATATTTTCTCTTGTACAAAATCTTACGAACATAAGCTTTGAGATATCTTCTCTACGAGGAACAATTTATACACTCGTACTTGCTATATGGAACCCTTATGTTTTGCCTTGGAAAATTTTACTCAAAAAACTCTAAACAGCGAGTGGTGGTCCTATCCACCCGTCTGCACAAGGATGTATACCAATAGTTTCCACTGTCAATTCTATTTACCACAACCACATACAAAATTCCACCGATTAGGCGGTCAAATATGGGGGCGTAACACTTTATGTGCCGAGAATCGGTCTATGACAACAACATAAAGCGTGCTATAGTCTGTACTCGACAGTGATTGGTTGCGCTCATGGCCCCAAAAAATGAAATTTCAAATAACATATCGAGGAACAGCGTAAACTAAACTTGATCTTTTCAAATGTGCACTGCAGAGCATGGTTGTGTTATAGTTTTCTTCTCCAAGTTGAGCTCTCTATTGTTTATTTTTTACATTCATCGAAGAGAACTAAAACCTTCAACAACAATGTACATATACCTGGGTGAGCCGCTGCGTATAAAACCAgcggttttttttttgagattgtCTGCATTCATATCACGAAAAAATACAAAGTTGTAGACCCTTACAAGCACTGAGAAACACAAACACAAAGGACCAAAAACACCTAAAACACCCTAAGACAACCATAACCCATAAGGATCTCCGGAGCCCTGTGTCATCATCCCAAAAACTTGAGAGAAGACCCCTGCCGCAGAAAAAACTGCAACTAAGCGCAAACAGGTCATAATCTTCGACCACGGTACAATTGCCACCACGCTGCTTCCTCCTTCCTTGACACCAGCACCGAGAAGGCATGGACCCCAATCCAACACACCTGCAGCAGCCGTCGCCATATTTGGCTTTGCAGCCGTCGCCATATTTGGCTTTGAGTACCGCGAAAAGTGTCCCTTCCGGAAGAAAGGAAACTCAAGTCAACCGACCGGTCCAGCACCGCAGCTGGGCCATCTGCCAGGGCATACCAGGATCTCCCTCCAGCATCAGCGcagagaaagaagaagaacagcagcagcaaatcataccgacaaggaggaagaagagtctTCGTCTCCATGGAACCATCGCCCATCTGAGGACCCAACCGGCCGGTGCCAATGGACCTCCAGCCCCCATAGCCCGCGACCTCGACGAGATCCAGGGATCCCCCACCCCGCTGGCTCCTAGACGAAGGCAGAGGCCTCGCCTGACCGCGAACGGAGCCCGGAGGAATTTATTCGGACGTGACACCACCGCAACAGCCTCGGCAGCGTCTCCCACAACACTGACCCTACCACGCACCCGCCAAATGAACAGACCTGAGGTTCcccctccctcccgccgccggagcggccgacggAGAGAGAGGGAACCGGCGGCACCGCCGGCGGCACGCAAGGGAGCCTCCATTCGCCACCTGGGTCGCCTCATGCGATCCCCTTTTCCCTTTTCCAGCGGTTTTGGAGATTAGTCATTCTGACTGTTGTGTGCATCTACAAGAACCACACAGGATTCCACCAAATAATCAGTCGACCATGCCACTGAGCGAAACACTGGATGCGTTGAGCCGGTCGAAGACAACGACACAAAATGCAATGTGGTCCACACTTTGGTAGTTATTGGTTGTGCTCCCGGTATCACAAATTTAATCAATCTCCATCGCCTTCTTTGGTAGTGAAACAACATCTGACAAGTCCTCAAGAAAAAGACCCATACAGCTATCAAGACCTCGATGAATATTTTCCACACACATCATACATTACTTTTCCTGTATATAATGCATTTTACACCGTTAAGGAAAGAGCAAGCTAGTATCAAGATGATTCACACTATGAAATGTCACTCCATGTACTCCTCCTCATGATGGTACGCTTCTACTCCCTAGACACTACAGCCAAGCATAACACCACAGTCCCTTTCCTCCCAGATAAGTACGTGTGACAAAAATCCACCAAAATAATTTATTGGTCTTGTTCAGCATCTCAAAATATCTTGCGTATCTTGTGGACCAGATTTCTCATGGCTTGCTCTCCTAACTGGAAATAAGAATTCTTGAAACTGGAAAGCATAAATAGCTTATTATTGCACCAGTCTATTTCTTCTTTGTTCAACTGGTCCTTTTAGTCAGTATCCTGGACTGATCATCCGCATGTAAAGCTAGCTAAAAGTTGGACATGGACTTCCATTGACCAGAGGACGCCAGTCTATGGTGTGGTGTCAGTCACACACTGGCAAACCTGCAGAAAACCCAAAGATGCACAGCTTCATCCTAGATGGAGAACTGCACCATATAATACCTTGAAGCCTGAACATATGAACACATACCCCTAAACATAGTAGAAGAGATATGGGCTCCATGCACCCACACCTCAACATACTCCTACTCATTGTACATTTGTGCTCCACCCATGCTTCTGCTGGTGTCATCGTCTTATGCCTCCCGGAAGAGGCTTCCACGCTGCTCCAGCTTAAGAGCTCCTTCCATGACTCCAACCTCACGTCATGGCAAGCTGGAACAGATTGTTGTCACTGGGAGGGCGTCATCTGTGACACTGCATCCGGGCGAGTGATTGCTTTGGATCTCGCTGAGCGTAAGATACAGAGCCAGGGTCTTGACCCTTCAATCTTCAGGATCACCTCTCTGAGGAATctcagccttgctcacaatgacttCAGCAGAGTGAGCCTACCGTCGCCCGGGTTCGAGCGTCTCACCGAGATGGTCCATCTCGACTTGGCCAATACCAATTTCTTTGGTCAGATCCCCATAGGCATAGGGAAGCTTGAAAAACTGGTCATGCTTGATTTGTCCACCATCTATGGAGACGATCCTTTCATTCCTTTTGGCTTGTATCTTCAAGAGCCGAGCTTTCAAGCATTCATAGCAAATCTAACCAGTCTAAGAGAACTCCATCTTGACGGAGTAGACATCTCCAGCAGTGGACCAGCATGGTCTATTGCTTTGGCAAAGTTCACTCCTAGACTACAGATTCTTAGTTTGTCTGTCTGTGGTCTATCCGGATCCATTCACCATTTGTTCTCAGAGCTCCGTTCGCTGGTCAACATAGACCTCTCAGGTAACAGGATAGTTGGCATGGTTCCTGAATTCTTTGCTGACTTCCCACTCTTACGCTCACTGGCCCTGTCATTCAATAATTTCGAAGGGAAGTTTCCTGCAAAAATATTCCGGCTAAAAAATTTGAGGTTCCTCATGTTGTCTTCGAACCCCAAGCTTTCTGGCCATTTACCAAAATTTCCAGTTGAAAATAACTTGGAAATGCTAAGTCTACTGCAGACCAATTTTTCTGACGACCTtcctgttaggatgatctccacgtCACCGATTCCAACGGATCGGTAACAAGTCCTTGACCTCgttcgcgccctgatcgggggcgtccaaccctcatatggttggtgggcccctgtgacctgcgctatataaagaggtgggggccggggcaCACGGTACGAGGTTCACCGCGCCGCCGATCACCCCACCGACActccctaccgatctagggttagCGCAGTGCTCACGGGAAGCACCACCACCGTCGCCATCTCACGctcgccctctccgccgccgccaccatgtcgGCGCCCGAGAGCTCCGCCTCGAAGGGAGAAGGTACACCTCTCTCTCTCAGATCTAGCAGATGCACAACAACAGCTATGGCTTCTACCTGTATAGGATCTAGTGTAGTCGTTGGCTAAtctaacattggtatcagagcacttGTTAGAAtgcatagatcttatttttcggGTAGAAAAGCAAGACAGTGAACCCTAGCTCGCCCCTGTatgcaaaaaggaaaagaaaagaaaccggcCAGGGCCTCAGGCCGCCGGCAAAGTCAGCGCCGCCGCAAGGCCGCGCCGTTCCTCTCGATCCAGGTGCACATCGGCAAGCCGAGGCGCCTGGAAGAAGAACCACCTCACCTCCACGTGCTGCTGCGGCGGCTGTGCGAGATGGGGCAAAGAAAAGCTTACCAAAAGTGGCAGTGGGGCTGCGCGCCGCCACTGCCGAAAGACACCGGCTGCTGCCGGCAAAGAAACGTGCGCCGCCTCTGCGCCGCTTGACGGCAACGCGCCCACCCACGGGTGCacgcgccgccgccaagaggtaCAGGGGGGCGCCGCCGCGTGTACTTCTCCGCCGTTGGCCGTCGAGTCATCTGGTTGTGGGAGACATGGGTGGTGGAAAGTAAAGGGCGGGCGGCGCCGTCGGCCAGCCGGCAGCAACCACGCGGCCGTCTTGGACGAGCACGCGGGAGGCTGCTGCGGGGCGCGACTGCGTGCTGCCGTCGCCGGCAGGAAGCGCCGGGCGGGCCGAGCAGCCGGGCGGGCCGAGCTAAcggctctccgccgccgccgccggacccgacagagaacagaggcacaggggcTCGGGAGAGAAATGAAAGGGCTAGGGTTTCTCTGGCCGTTTTCGTCTTTTTTATACCGGCGCGAAAAGAAAGGGCAACCGTCGGATGAATCGGACGGTCAGGATGAAAACCCTAGCAGCGTGGGCGAAGCGGGCTTCTCCGCGTTCGGGCCGCGTGGGGCAGGCCACGTACGGGCCGCGAAAAGGCCGCGGCAGCAGACCGCGGGCGGGCCGCGTGGGCGCCGCGTCGGCAGCGTGGCCAGGCCGCGTTAGCGGGCCGCGTTGGCAGGCCCCGCGTGGGCGCAGCGTCTGCTGCGTGCCGCTCGGTGCGTGCCGGCCGCGTGGGCCGCGGGCCGCGCTccacagtaacagtaacacagtttTTTACTGTTTTGCACAGTTTTAATAATTACAGAGGCATATTTAGGCAGTTTTTGGGTCAATTTTGGCCAAAATCTTTGTCTAgtttttttctgaataaataggaccaacgaaatatttgttcagaaattaaaaagtaaaggaaatgcctctgaaaagtgcgaagtttaaagtttaaagtcacagtttccgctgcaaatagcaatgatatgtgcatttatctctatttctgcccaacggtgatatagttttatttgcattaacAGTTGCATGTTTTAATTcggaccaacgttggattataaTTTGCAATTGTACTTGTTCTCACTTCTTTGTGGTTTTCGGGAGGGttctacttgatgagctgcatcaaggatgttcccacCCTTAGAGGGGATAACTACACGAGtggaggaagaaggtggattTCGCCTTCGTACGTGCCGAGGTGGACTGGGTGGTTGACACACCGCAGCCCATCAAGCCTGCTGACCCCGTCAGAGCTGACGGGGATACTGATGATGCATGGGCTCAAAAGAAAAGGGACCATGCTCCTGTGGAGATGTCCTACGCCTTAGAGAACAGAAAGTGGCAGACTGCCAACAAAAAGTGCATGGCTTTCATAAAGAATACAGTTGAGAACGCTATAGTGGGCTCAATTACAGAGTGTACTTCCGCTGGGGAGTACCTAGAAAAgataaagagccagttcactggttcttcaaagacatATGCTACCCAGCTGTTGAAGCAGCTGGTGACAGAAAAGTATACTGGAGGTGCACATGGCATCAGGGAGCACATCCTCAGGATGAGCAACCTGGCTGCAAAGCTGAAGCCCATGGATGCTGACCTGGAGCTGAAGCCTGCACTTCTGGTTCACTTGGTGATGGCTTCATTGCCACAACAGTTTGAAAACTTTG contains:
- the LOC124667637 gene encoding receptor like protein 27-like, whose amino-acid sequence is MVLFGLSSMETLLLSFNELNGTLDDIPDPLSSFLYFIDLRSNSLNGHISKSFFDMTRLEVLWLGSNQFKGIVELSLLWKLRALDSLDLSNNMVSVIDVEDGYPIPYLHKITDLLLASCNLTKIPVALTYVSEMSNLDLSNNRIDGAIPSWIWVNWKDTISFLNLSNNMFTSLENSPSVIHVNSLQFLDLSSNKLHGSVPIPLTANTWVLLDYSKNSFSSIIPDFGCMLQTIDINSNRIEGKIPRSLSNCRSLEILDIGSNGIHDCFPYWLGKMSNLRILILRSNQFYGSIQGPTEFDANSKHFSGLQIIDLASNNFSGSLNSKWFDRLETMMTNSSGEGNALVIGKNIPGDNYYHESLTFKGIDLTFTKILSTFKMIDFSNNAFDGPIPESIGKLIALHGLNVSHNCFTGGIPSKLGELAQLESLDLSRNKFSGLIPQELATLTYLAVLNLSYNDLTGMIPQGPQFSLFASSSFKGNEELCGKPLSKQCNSSGTGNLNSSVSSKDSVGTILLFAFVGSGFGVGFAVALVLSVVWQAKRWNCSCFLFHR